AAAAGCAAGAGTAttcaatattatgatttttgtgttttattttatgatttagttgaaattatttttgttaacaatctttgttattatttttggtagtattttgaagtaataagaaactttaaatgtaaagtttaaaaatgttttattttaattgtcaatatttttttttgagttattttgtaaaaatagatACATATGACATATTTTGACTAAATTTGATGGGATTTGGGTATTTCATGTCCTTTTCAGATCATAAATACCCGAACCTAGATCCGATATGGATccaaaaattacaaataatttacaggtatattaattatagatccgaaccgatccggacCCAAGAAAAACTGATCCGAACCCGTACTGAAAATTCACAAGTACCTATTGGATCCAAAAGACCTCCGGTCCGGACCCGATCCGAAGATCCGAACTTCCAGGCCTACTAAAGGTAATTACCCTATGACTCATTTGTAGCTTCCCTGATAAAAAATTCTGATACCTTACACAACTTGAGATTACCACTGTCACCTTCAGGACCTTCTTGGTAAATTTGTTCGCAAATAGCCACACCTGGTAATCCTTGTAGGCAAAATTCAAATGCTTCTTCATGTTAGAGGTTTTCCAGATTTGATTGGACATAAGAGCTCTTTCCCATAGTGATTGCAACTGGCTTTGTCGTAGTCATCTTTCTTGAGTTTGAACCACGGCCTCCTTCTACTTCTTTATGTTTTCCTTTAGTACGAGTTCTTGGGGTCTGAGCTTCATCTGTTGAACTATCTGAATCATCATCAACACCACGATTATGTTCATCTATTCCCTCTGGATTATCACAAGATGCCATCTGCAATACAAAAAAACCACAATAGAAGTTCATATCATAGTATGCCAAACAAGAatgaaaacatcaaaaaaaaaagcaataagtctagaaaaaaaaggtaaagaACAAAGTACAAACTACAAAACTTTCAAAGTTCAAGATAAAATATCACAATGAATCAATAAGAATCAACAGCAAGAATAACATAATCACTTCAAGTTATGTGTCTTTGGTCCCCTGTAATCGACACAGAGCAAACATAATAACTTAAACATATAGCGACAATGCAAGCCATAGCAAGGCACAACAAGAAGATAGTACATGAGAAAAAGATCAAGCAAGGCACAACAAGAACAACATAATCACTTCAAGATCAAGTCAAAGTCGAACAAAAATCATGTCGAACTTgaacaaaaaacataaacaaactcgaacaaaaaaacatgaatagaacacaatttcgaacaacaaacaacaagaacaaactcgaacaacaaacaaaaaaataatctcaaaAAATTAGAGATTAGGGTTATCCGAGATCGATTTCTAGACGCTTCTGGTGGAGGAGAATACTTTCAGTTTGTTATATGCGTGATTTTCGGATTTATGGTTAATAAATCCAATTTTACTATCTCAATCGTCGAGATATTCAGGGGAATAGAAACATTGACACATACAAGGAAAAGTGTGAAGTGGGGCATTGGGTTTCAAGAGTCATTAAGTCTAATAATTTTCCAGAAATACCCGCTCGGGTCCCGGGTTGGTTATGGACCCAAATCTGCTACTCACAGGTCCTCCATCATTAATTAGACTCAATAGGATAAAATTCTCGGTTCCGGTTTTGGACCTGAACTTGCATCTTTGGTTCGGTTCTGGATCGTCCGAGTAAAATGCTCAGGCTTAATGAAAGATTTCACAATCCGAATTCAGACAGGAATTTAGTTTCAACAACTTAAAACTCACCATCTAAATCCAAACATAGActtctaaattttacttttttgtacTTATTTCAAATCAAATCAGATGATGCCAGATTATGATTTCATGATATATAGTAGGAATGTCTAATCAACAAATAAATCATCATTTAAAGCGATTCCCTTGttacatatacaaaatatatgtcACTGATTTTGAAATTCACTACACCCgcaatcaatgttttaaatatttcagtAAACTTATATGCGGATTTGGAATAACTAACCAAATGGCCAAATGGTTCAAAAGATATAGATCTAGTTTATAAATAAGGtcaaacttttataaattaataatgttgggactacaccaaaactataattttttattaatttataaagattttaatttatcgatatactaattgaaccaaaaagtTAATTTGAgtaaaattatactattttataaaaaaaattagtgtatattaatttatagattattaatttaaagaggttatactgtatATAGAAATCATTAGTTATATAATACATGATAATGAATAATACGGAGATATTGGATGCTTCTGTTTGGACTATACTTTATATTGGAATATAACCGCTACGATTGGCGTATTATTATTCACGTCGAATATGCTCATATATTTTCCATGTGCAACGTGGGATGTGTAATctagtttataaatcaaatCTAGTATTTATACATCGTAAGTATGCATTTGTATGATATTCAGACActaacaaatatttttcttcgTTTTTTAGTATACTAGATCCTTACCCGTTTTAGGGagaaacaaatttataaacGTAAATGTCTGAATGTTATTACATATTTTTTCggtgtaaataattttattatattatttaaatagatTTTAAGTTAATTTGTATATAGtggaatttatttatatgagaTACTATAATAATGAACAAGACATACATAATCATAGGTTGAATTTctcatttattaatattattttaaatataaaaatgatctTATATAGAGTGTACTTTGACTTCcatttacaattttataaattataaaatatttatgtaatactAGCTAATATagtaatacatatattttgacatccgttttatttaaaattttcataattagATGTGGAGGTTTTATCTGTTTATGGGGttgtgttattttattttatatgattttagtatatctttttatcaaaatgAAGTTAGTAtacattttgaatattttaaataagtaatctagagtacatatatatatagttatggaACTAGCCGTATTTAaaagtttgtatttattttatggATTTTGAAAACCAAAGAATCAATATAGAAAGCTGAACGAATGTGTACTTTGAAAATGTGAGAGCTGTGAGGATCCGTGTTGAGATTTCATGGTTATCACGTTCAGAACCTATAAGGTTTGGGGCAAAAAAAAGTAACGTATAAAGGTAATTCACAAGAACGTTAATTTAAATATCCACATATGAATTATACGATTTTTTGGCCAAAATAACTTCTTTTTTGGCCAAATAACTTGTTCATATTAAAATTCTTTGAAGTTTGTACCAACTTTTCTCCAAATAACCGCATCATACCTCTTCATCCATTCCGTTTAACccacttttttataaaatattgtttgtcAAAATGCAGAATAAAAGTTGGCATATAATTAAGAAAGTTGCAGAAGCAATAAATTGGCATAAAATTAAGCTAATCGTTTATATTCAAACCATAATAGTTTATACTATTCAGttataaacaataaattaaGTAGCAAACTTCTATATAACAACTTAACAAAAGACAGACTCTAATGATGAGAGTCTCAAACTTAATAGAGTTCAGTGAAGATCTATTATATGTAGACTATGAAAGCAACAAAGGAAGATAGCAAAATTATCACCTAACTAGTTATAGGTGAGTAGGTTACAATAATAAGATATTTTCAAGATCTTCCAAATGGATGATTTTGCTCCGAAAACTTCAGTTCACCATCCAAAGAAACGTCGCCACGACCACGGCCGCGATTTACATTTCTAACCATTCCTCCAACTCCAAGAAAATCTAACGTTAACTTGTCCGAGCCGCTcatatttccattgtttccGAAATGAACATCGAATATATTGCCACCGGATCCGCCGGCACCACCATTTACTGCGACTAGTGAGTTCATTAGACCTTGAAGATTACCGTTATTATCGTTCCCCATAATCTGCCCTTCTCCAAAATCATTACTTGACGAAGAAGCTAAGCCTCTGAATAAAGCAGAAGGATCGTTGCTTGTGATGGAACCCATTTGAGTAGCTTTCTGAAGCAGTGCCGTGGCTGACACGTTAGAACCCACGTTCAAGCTTTCTTCAGGGTGATTAACAAGAACGTCGGAGCTATATAGAGAAGGAAGACTCGTCTCTGAGttcttgatgttttcttgaaaGAATCCGAGGTTGAAAAAGCTGTTGTTCGTGCTACTTTTGGAGTTTATGTTGTTGACTGGATCAAACTGGTTTAGACCATGATGGTTCATGAAACTCTGATCGTTGTTGTTCGGTACAGTCAGCATTCCTTGGCTCGATTGGATTAAGAAGTTAGGGTTTGACGTCTGCGGAACAAAGTGTCTGCTATTTTCAGAAGATGCAATGTTTAGGTTGTAACCCGCGAGAGGCGAAAATCCAGAGTTTGGATGGCCACTCAAATGGTGGTGGGATAGAGTCCTGCCACCGTCGAGTCTCCCGTACAATCCACCGGAGCCGGCGCCGCTGCTAGCAGCTGCCATTGACGTGAAGCTCAAGGTAGGGTTTCTTGCAGTCTCTTGTATCAATGCATCACAGAAAGCCCTGTGTGTAATGTAACTATCGCGTCTGCAAAAGAAACAGCCCAAACATATGTTAGCTTattggattatatatatatatatgtattttgcaaactatatattatgtaaatgtTGCATAATCATCATTAATGAATGCTATAGTTATCATGGCTACCATTTATAGGAGAGAATGATAGAAGAATATAAAGGTCGAGTTAATTGCTACTTTAATGAAAGACCTTCTTCATTTAATATGTTGCATATATTGACGTGAATCATCATCAATGAATGCTATAGTTATTAATTATGGTTACTATTTATATATAGGAAAGAATATTAGAAGAATATAAAGTTCGACTCACTTGCTACTTTAATGCAAGACCTTCTTCATTTAATGCAAAACCCATGAATGTTAATATAAGTCAGTCACATTCTACAACAACGTATTTAACTCAAACCatcaaaataaagaaagaaacccTAGAACAGCATTAAAGTGTTTAGCAGAACACTATAATGAAATAAGTAACGCACTTTAACCaaacatatatgtatttatgtatgcatgtgtctagagagagaaagagataagACAGGGTCCACAAAAGAGGAGGAGTTTCATAAAAAGGGGAACCTGcaaaagtgaagaagaagaaaacaaaagtgGAAAATGATAAAACAGATCTAACTCATACATGTGACCAAATTTAGcatcttttaaattttctctctttctcttcactGTGTTTCTCTATTCAGTACTCATCAACAACCAAACAAATACAGTGATAGATCCTATGTACATAATCACAATATACATTTTATGGGCGATGTACTCGAGGTTCAAATTCCATGGCCAAATATATACGATTTCAGTTACagttcatattatatatttggtatttttcATGTAAAATTAGTAAATAAGGTAAGTTTTATATGCAGTGTTGAATGCAGCTTTTTACTTAAAATAGATTTTCAATACCAAAAGAAATGATGGTCCATGGTATCATACTTTACCTAGATAAGAGGGTGTATCTAGATActacatatattaatattatatatacgtTTCATCACTTAATTAGCCCAAATACGaacaaattatttaaatgaaatggACAGATACTAGTTACCTAGAGAAGATGGTACCACAGTCACATCGATACTCTTTAGTACCACAGGTCTTAGAGTGAGCTTTCCAATCCGATTGAACAGCGTAACGCTTAGAACATTTATCGCACTTCCACTTCTTTTCTCCATGTTTACGGTAATAGTGCTTCTTAATTCCGGTGAGGTCTCCGAGAGCACGTGAGGGGTCATGGTGGACGCACGTGGGTTCCGGACAAAGATAGACTTTCCTCTTTACTTCTTTGGTTGACTTCTGTTTGAGTTTCCATGGGAGATTGTGTCCTCTTCGGTGAAGCTGTAGGTTTTGTTCTCTTTGAAACCCTTTCTTGCATACATCGCATATGAACCTGTTTGTAGCCATTATTGTCTTTGGAGATAAAGCTACCACTTCCGCATCAGGAtctatttgataaattaaagtTAGTTACCATTCAAGATCTCGCAATGTTAATCTATGAGGAGTAAATCAAGAAATTGATAAAGACATTATatagaaagaaaaccaaattttacatatatgtaaTCTAATGACGGTCGTTAATAATGAAAATACGAGTAtaagaaaaaaggaagaaaattaattagggttcttgtttatttagttttctCCTATAAGggttatctttattttttctcaaagcTAGtgattttaatagaaaattttattaaaaatatttaatatgtaagAGGTACTTGCTTGGGTTTCCGGGTTGGTTTCTTCGTTTCTTGGGTGGTGGAGATGAGGAGTTAGGTTGTTGAATCATTGACACAAAAGTATCTTTCTGGCCAAAGTCGTTCTCTCCGACGCCGGAGCCAGTGAGGAAGAACGGCTGAGcagaggatgatgatgaaggAACAACGCTTGCGTTATATGATGATGACGCCATCTTAGATCTTCTTCTTTGCGTGTAAGAGTATAACCTGTAAGAGAATAATCCATTTATTAAACATGTTAGAAAGGATTGcgaaaaacaaaaatcaaattatcGTTTCAGAAGAAAACGAAAAGAGGAATGAAGAACAGCAATAATCCATTGAGATTGACGacatggaattttttttataaaaacaattcacTAAAATACATGAAGAgaacaataaaaacaaataaaagtaaatagctTCTAGAAGATTGTTAGAGAGAGGTGAGAGAGTggattctctcttttctttctctcccCACCGTTCATCTTCTACTCGACAAAGCCACCGCTGATTCTCGTTCCGGTGGCCGACGGAGGGTCTCTACCCGTCGGTCGCCACCCCAATCGCTCCTGTGTCCAGCTTCATCCCCTCTCTAGCCTCGATTTCTCCA
The nucleotide sequence above comes from Brassica napus cultivar Da-Ae chromosome A9, Da-Ae, whole genome shotgun sequence. Encoded proteins:
- the LOC106391298 gene encoding protein indeterminate-domain 4, chloroplastic: MASSSYNASVVPSSSSSAQPFFLTGSGVGENDFGQKDTFVSMIQQPNSSSPPPKKRRNQPGNPNPDAEVVALSPKTIMATNRFICDVCKKGFQREQNLQLHRRGHNLPWKLKQKSTKEVKRKVYLCPEPTCVHHDPSRALGDLTGIKKHYYRKHGEKKWKCDKCSKRYAVQSDWKAHSKTCGTKEYRCDCGTIFSRRDSYITHRAFCDALIQETARNPTLSFTSMAAASSGAGSGGLYGRLDGGRTLSHHHLSGHPNSGFSPLAGYNLNIASSENSRHFVPQTSNPNFLIQSSQGMLTVPNNNDQSFMNHHGLNQFDPVNNINSKSSTNNSFFNLGFFQENIKNSETSLPSLYSSDVLVNHPEESLNVGSNVSATALLQKATQMGSITSNDPSALFRGLASSSSNDFGEGQIMGNDNNGNLQGLMNSLVAVNGGAGGSGGNIFDVHFGNNGNMSGSDKLTLDFLGVGGMVRNVNRGRGRGDVSLDGELKFSEQNHPFGRS